The following proteins come from a genomic window of Dehalococcoidales bacterium:
- a CDS encoding transposase gives MRKRSCCLWILATARALNEVYPTTEHQRCWNHRITNVQAKLPKRYQAEARRRLREMYESPTQKECEDLRDRYVAELMGREQRAAAETVLRDWDDFVTFYHYPKEHWIHLRTTNPIEPIFSGVRLRTDAAKRMRRRDNALYLVFKIVERLSRNWRTLNGGANLMTLVLEGSEFKDGILQREKRPDLVGARS, from the coding sequence ATGAGGAAAAGGAGTTGCTGTTTATGGATCCTGGCTACCGCGAGAGCCCTGAATGAGGTCTACCCGACCACCGAACATCAGCGGTGCTGGAACCACCGTATCACGAATGTCCAGGCTAAACTGCCGAAACGTTATCAGGCAGAAGCACGCCGGCGATTGAGGGAGATGTACGAATCTCCAACGCAAAAAGAGTGCGAAGACCTACGCGACCGGTATGTCGCTGAACTCATGGGCAGAGAACAGCGGGCGGCTGCCGAGACGGTGCTCCGGGACTGGGATGACTTCGTCACTTTCTATCACTACCCCAAGGAGCACTGGATACACCTGAGGACTACCAACCCGATAGAACCCATCTTCAGCGGCGTAAGGCTGAGGACCGATGCTGCCAAACGCATGCGGCGGCGGGACAACGCCCTCTACCTGGTATTCAAAATCGTGGAGCGGCTAAGCCGGAACTGGAGAACTCTCAACGGCGGGGCCAATTTGATGACTCTGGTACTGGAGGGAAGCGAGTTTAAAGATGGTATCCTACAGCGAGAAAAGAGGCCTGACTTGGTAGGAGCGAGGAGCTAA